The region AATGAATTAAATGTTGAAGCCCAATATAAAACAACCGGTCAGGAAATTCTTGATGATGTTCCTGACGTTAATGCTTTCGTTTCAGGTATCGGAACCGGAGGGACATTGATGGGTATTGGAAAAAGATTGAAAGACAACAACCCCGACTCCAAAGTTTTCGCTCTCGAACCATCCACATTATCCATTCTTAAAATGGGAATGGAAGAAGGCAGCCATATGATTGAGGGAATTGGAGATGACTTTATTCCAGGCATTGTTGATGAGGATTTGATTGATGATATTGTTTTGATTCATGACTGTGATGCAATAAACATGTCAAAAAGAATAGCCAATGAATTCGGTTTGGGAATCGGCATTTCCAGTGGTGCGAATTTCCTTGCAAGCGTCATAATGGACAATGAAGATTTAAAAATTGCAACTGTTTTTCCAGATGACAACAAAAAATACATAACTACAAGACTATCCGAAAAAATCGATGACAATCCCGAATTGATTTCCAATAGTATTAAGCTTCTTGATTTTAAAGTGATTTAACATGAATATACAAAAAGCTGAAATGGATGATTTACCTGCAATTATGGCCATCTACAAAT is a window of uncultured Methanobrevibacter sp. DNA encoding:
- a CDS encoding PLP-dependent cysteine synthase family protein, with the translated sequence MNIGKLVGNTPMIQIDYEYEGKKGSIYTKLEFYNYSGSIKDRIALYIIQKERENGNLKDGQAIVEVTSGNTGIAFSAIGALYGHDVHIFMPDWVSLERRKLIEMYGAHVHLISKEEGGFKRGLELAEEFANETGAYRPLQFDNELNVEAQYKTTGQEILDDVPDVNAFVSGIGTGGTLMGIGKRLKDNNPDSKVFALEPSTLSILKMGMEEGSHMIEGIGDDFIPGIVDEDLIDDIVLIHDCDAINMSKRIANEFGLGIGISSGANFLASVIMDNEDLKIATVFPDDNKKYITTRLSEKIDDNPELISNSIKLLDFKVI